From a single Microbacterium murale genomic region:
- a CDS encoding UPF0182 family membrane protein: MTTTSAPNPATPRTSRRIITLSLVIIAAIIAAFFVFAALYTDFLWFDQLQFANVLTTQWLATAVMFVVGFLGMAVPLFIVIQLAYRLRPVYVRLSSQLDRYQEVIEPLRRLAMWGMPIFFGLFAGFAAAGNWETVWLWINGGATGEVDPQFGMDTGFYLFAMPFYSILLAFVSAVILLSLIVTALVSYLYGSVRIGQGELRISKPARIQLAVLAGLYLVVQAASLWLDRYKTLVTQEDRITGAAYTSVNATIPGMAILAILAALVAILFFVTAVIGRWRFPLVATGLLIVASLVVGIGYPWVVETFQVKPNQNSFQAEYYQRNIDGTKSAYDIADLEVTPFKAVTDAEAGQLREDAETTASIRILDPSIISPTVQQLEQFRNYYQFQETLDVDRYDIDGETQDTVVAVRELNVDKLGDSNSWNNRTAVYTHGYGLVAAAGNQRTSEGEPVFLERGIPSSGFLTESEKYEPRVYFGEDSPLYSIVGAPEGTDPVEIDYPRGKDGANETKNTFEGDGGPSVGSTLNKLLYALKFQEAEILFSDLVNDDSQILYDRDPVTRVQKVAPYLELDSDPYPSVVDGRVVWIVDGYTTSSTFPYSTSVSLSDAIADSNTAAPNFAIDDINYIRNSVKATVDAYDGTVTLYAWDDEDPILKAWEKVYPATVEPISEMSADLMSHVRYPTDLFKVQREILGVYHVDTAGSFAQQDNRWQTPNDPRNDNQLQPPYYLSMQMPGQDSPRFSMFSTFIPASSQGTTSRNVLMGYLAVDSDAGATAGEKSDGYGQLRMLEIDADTTVPGPGQVQNTFDSDTTIADKLNVLTLGKSEVKYGNLLTLPVGGGLLYVQPVYVQSSEGTQLPLLQKVLVTFGDSIAFEDTLTAALDVIFGGDSGASGGDEQVEPVDPGDGTTPPDDGTTDPDEGTTQPPVDTDARETALAAAQQALTDREAALKAGDLTAFAEADKRLTAAITELLALEAAE, encoded by the coding sequence GTGACCACGACCTCGGCGCCGAATCCGGCCACGCCCCGTACCTCTCGACGAATCATCACGTTATCGCTGGTGATCATCGCAGCGATCATCGCTGCCTTCTTCGTCTTCGCCGCGCTCTACACGGACTTCCTCTGGTTCGACCAGTTGCAGTTCGCGAACGTTCTCACCACGCAGTGGCTCGCCACCGCGGTGATGTTCGTCGTGGGGTTCCTGGGGATGGCGGTGCCGCTGTTCATCGTGATCCAGCTGGCGTACCGCCTGCGCCCGGTCTACGTGCGTCTGAGCTCGCAGCTCGACCGCTACCAGGAGGTCATCGAGCCGCTGCGCCGCCTCGCCATGTGGGGCATGCCGATCTTCTTCGGTCTGTTCGCAGGCTTCGCCGCCGCCGGAAACTGGGAGACCGTCTGGCTGTGGATCAACGGCGGTGCCACGGGCGAAGTCGACCCGCAGTTCGGCATGGACACCGGGTTCTACCTGTTCGCGATGCCGTTCTACTCGATCCTGCTGGCGTTCGTCTCGGCCGTCATCCTGCTCTCCTTGATCGTCACCGCGCTGGTGTCGTACCTGTACGGTTCGGTGCGAATCGGTCAGGGTGAACTGCGCATCTCGAAGCCGGCCCGCATACAGCTGGCCGTGCTCGCCGGCCTGTATCTCGTGGTGCAGGCTGCGAGCCTGTGGCTGGATCGCTACAAGACGCTCGTCACGCAGGAAGACCGCATCACCGGTGCCGCGTACACGAGCGTCAACGCCACGATCCCCGGCATGGCGATCCTCGCGATCCTCGCCGCGCTCGTCGCCATCCTGTTCTTCGTCACGGCCGTCATCGGCCGCTGGCGCTTCCCGCTCGTCGCGACGGGCCTGCTGATCGTCGCGTCTCTCGTCGTCGGGATCGGCTACCCGTGGGTGGTCGAGACGTTCCAGGTGAAGCCGAACCAGAACAGCTTCCAGGCCGAGTACTACCAGCGCAACATCGACGGCACCAAGAGCGCCTATGACATCGCCGATCTCGAAGTGACTCCGTTCAAGGCCGTCACAGACGCCGAGGCAGGACAGCTCCGTGAGGATGCCGAGACCACGGCATCCATCCGCATCCTGGATCCCAGCATCATCAGCCCGACGGTGCAGCAGCTCGAGCAGTTCCGTAACTACTACCAGTTCCAGGAGACCCTGGACGTGGACCGTTACGACATCGACGGCGAGACGCAGGACACCGTCGTGGCGGTGCGCGAGCTCAACGTCGACAAGCTCGGCGACAGCAACAGCTGGAACAACCGCACCGCGGTCTACACCCACGGATACGGCCTCGTGGCCGCTGCGGGCAACCAGCGCACCAGCGAGGGCGAGCCGGTGTTCCTCGAACGCGGCATCCCATCCTCGGGCTTCCTCACGGAAAGCGAGAAGTACGAGCCGCGCGTGTACTTCGGCGAAGACTCGCCGTTGTACTCGATCGTGGGGGCGCCGGAGGGGACCGACCCGGTCGAGATCGACTACCCGCGCGGCAAGGACGGCGCGAACGAGACGAAGAACACGTTCGAGGGCGACGGTGGCCCGAGCGTCGGCAGCACTCTCAACAAACTGCTGTACGCGCTGAAGTTCCAGGAGGCGGAGATCCTGTTCTCCGACCTCGTGAACGACGATTCCCAGATCCTCTACGACCGTGACCCGGTGACCCGTGTGCAGAAGGTCGCTCCTTATCTCGAGCTCGACAGCGACCCGTATCCGAGCGTCGTCGACGGCAGGGTCGTCTGGATCGTCGATGGGTACACGACCAGCTCGACCTTCCCGTACTCGACCAGTGTGAGCCTTTCGGACGCGATCGCCGATTCGAACACGGCAGCGCCGAACTTCGCGATCGACGACATCAACTACATCCGCAACTCGGTGAAGGCCACCGTCGACGCATACGACGGCACGGTCACTCTCTACGCATGGGATGACGAAGACCCGATCCTCAAGGCATGGGAGAAGGTGTACCCGGCGACCGTCGAGCCGATCAGCGAGATGTCCGCCGACCTGATGAGTCACGTGCGCTATCCGACCGACCTGTTCAAGGTCCAGCGCGAGATCCTCGGCGTGTACCACGTCGACACCGCTGGGTCGTTCGCCCAGCAGGACAACCGCTGGCAGACGCCGAACGACCCGCGCAACGACAACCAGCTGCAGCCGCCGTACTACTTGTCGATGCAGATGCCGGGTCAGGATTCGCCGCGGTTCTCGATGTTCTCGACGTTCATCCCCGCGTCTTCTCAGGGCACGACGAGCCGAAACGTGCTGATGGGCTATCTCGCGGTCGATTCGGATGCCGGAGCCACTGCCGGCGAGAAATCGGACGGCTACGGTCAGCTGCGAATGCTCGAGATCGATGCGGACACCACCGTGCCCGGTCCAGGGCAGGTGCAGAACACGTTCGACTCCGACACCACGATCGCCGACAAGCTCAACGTGCTGACGCTCGGCAAATCCGAAGTCAAGTACGGCAACCTGCTGACGCTGCCCGTCGGTGGCGGTCTGCTCTACGTGCAGCCTGTGTACGTGCAGTCGTCGGAGGGCACGCAGCTACCGCTGCTGCAGAAGGTGCTGGTCACATTCGGCGACAGCATCGCGTTCGAAGACACCCTCACCGCCGCGCTCGACGTGATCTTCGGTGGAGACTCCGGTGCGAGCGGTGGAGACGAGCAGGTGGAGCCTGTCGATCCCGGTGACGGTACTACGCCGCCGGACGACGGTACGACCGATCCTGACGAGGGCACGACCCAACCGCCGGTCGACACTGATGCGCGCGAGACGGCTCTTGCCGCCGCACAGCAGGCGCTGACCGACCGGGAGGCTGCGCTGAAGGCCGGCGACCTCACCGCGTTCGCCGAGGCCGACAAGCGCCTCACCGCCGCGATCACCGAGCTGCTGGCTCTGGAGGCCGCAGAGTAG
- a CDS encoding carbon-nitrogen hydrolase family protein, with product MSETAAFTVAVCQFSPTASRDDNRARVAQLTADAAARGARLVVFPEYSSYFVDPMDATLSENSEPLDGDFVQALQRTASAHDVTIIAGLVESAGERVRNTLVAVDATGVRATYRKQHLYDAFGQTESDWIEAGELGAPETLEMGGLRIAMMTCYDLRFPEVARTLVDAGADAIVVPAEWVRGPLKEQHWTTLLAARAIENTVYMVSADHPTPIGVGHSQIVDPQGVVLAGVGTGEGIAVAQLTKDAVTRVREINPVLRLRRYGVVPR from the coding sequence ATGTCTGAGACCGCCGCATTCACCGTCGCCGTCTGCCAGTTCAGCCCGACAGCCTCCCGTGACGACAATCGTGCGCGTGTCGCGCAGTTGACGGCGGATGCCGCAGCGAGGGGAGCACGTCTCGTGGTGTTCCCGGAGTACTCCAGCTACTTCGTCGACCCGATGGATGCGACGCTGTCCGAGAACTCCGAACCGCTCGATGGGGATTTCGTGCAGGCGCTGCAGCGCACAGCATCCGCTCACGACGTCACGATCATCGCCGGACTGGTGGAATCGGCAGGGGAGCGGGTGCGCAACACGCTCGTCGCGGTGGACGCCACAGGTGTCCGTGCGACATACCGGAAGCAGCATCTCTACGACGCGTTCGGTCAGACCGAGTCGGACTGGATCGAGGCGGGGGAGCTCGGAGCTCCGGAGACGCTCGAGATGGGCGGCCTGCGCATTGCGATGATGACCTGTTACGACCTGCGTTTTCCCGAGGTCGCGCGCACGCTCGTGGATGCAGGTGCTGACGCCATCGTCGTTCCTGCGGAATGGGTGCGCGGACCGCTCAAGGAGCAGCACTGGACGACGCTGCTCGCCGCGCGGGCGATCGAGAACACGGTCTACATGGTCTCCGCTGATCATCCGACGCCGATCGGTGTCGGGCACTCGCAGATCGTCGATCCGCAGGGTGTCGTGCTCGCGGGGGTGGGCACCGGTGAAGGCATCGCCGTGGCGCAGCTCACGAAGGATGCCGTCACCCGGGTCCGCGAGATCAATCCGGTGCTGCGCCTACGCCGTTACGGCGTCGTCCCGCGCTGA
- a CDS encoding aminotransferase class I/II-fold pyridoxal phosphate-dependent enzyme, with product MSAIPGAWRRTAAGAGLLSPDGAVAPTIFAEMSAAALRTGAINLGQGFPDEDGPAEVLEAAREAISHGMNQYPPGRGFADLLEAISEHQRRFYGLEVDPRTEVIVTAGATEALTATLLALIDSPDDEVVVFEPYYDSYAAAVALAGARLRTVPLRLPDFQPDLEVLAASVTDRTRIILVNDPHNPTGVVFSPDVKAEIIRLADRHDAVIVTDEVYEHLTFTAPHVPIATLPGAADRTLTISSGGKTFSATGWKIGWIHGPADLITAVLTVKQYLTYVNGSAFQPAIALGLRLPDSFFTDAAAALARKHEILAAGLRDAGFEVIAPQGGYFTVADASNLGGVDAAAFCRALPERAGVVAIPLDAFVSAERRGDYSGLVRFAACKRVDVLEEAARRLAAAQF from the coding sequence ATGAGTGCTATTCCCGGCGCCTGGCGGCGCACTGCAGCAGGGGCAGGCCTGCTTTCTCCTGACGGTGCGGTGGCACCCACCATCTTCGCAGAGATGTCTGCGGCCGCTCTGAGAACAGGGGCGATCAATCTCGGGCAGGGCTTCCCCGATGAGGACGGCCCCGCCGAGGTGCTCGAGGCCGCCCGTGAGGCGATCTCGCACGGTATGAACCAGTACCCACCCGGGCGAGGGTTCGCCGACCTGCTCGAGGCGATCAGCGAACACCAGCGCCGGTTCTACGGGCTGGAGGTCGACCCTCGGACCGAAGTGATCGTGACCGCGGGTGCGACCGAAGCCTTGACGGCGACGCTCCTGGCTTTGATCGACTCGCCGGATGACGAGGTCGTCGTGTTCGAGCCGTATTACGACTCGTACGCGGCGGCGGTGGCTCTCGCCGGAGCGCGACTGCGCACTGTTCCCCTGCGCCTGCCGGATTTCCAACCGGATCTCGAGGTGCTCGCAGCATCCGTCACCGACCGCACGCGGATCATCCTCGTGAACGATCCGCACAACCCGACCGGCGTCGTGTTCTCGCCGGACGTGAAGGCCGAGATCATCCGTCTCGCGGACCGGCACGACGCGGTCATCGTCACCGACGAGGTGTACGAGCACCTCACGTTCACAGCTCCCCATGTGCCGATCGCGACACTGCCCGGCGCAGCAGATCGGACCTTGACGATCTCGTCCGGTGGCAAGACCTTCTCCGCCACCGGGTGGAAGATCGGCTGGATTCACGGCCCCGCCGACCTCATCACCGCGGTGCTGACCGTGAAGCAGTACCTCACGTACGTGAACGGGTCGGCTTTTCAGCCCGCGATAGCCCTGGGCCTCAGATTGCCGGATTCGTTCTTCACGGATGCCGCCGCCGCGCTCGCCCGCAAGCACGAGATCCTCGCTGCCGGGCTGCGTGACGCCGGATTCGAGGTGATCGCGCCACAGGGCGGATATTTCACTGTTGCGGATGCGTCGAACCTCGGTGGAGTGGATGCGGCCGCCTTCTGCCGTGCGCTACCCGAGAGGGCTGGCGTCGTCGCGATCCCGTTGGACGCGTTCGTCAGCGCGGAGCGCCGAGGCGACTACTCCGGCCTCGTGCGCTTCGCAGCATGCAAGCGCGTCGACGTGCTCGAGGAAGCTGCGCGACGGTTGGCGGCCGCGCAGTTCTGA
- a CDS encoding S1C family serine protease, with the protein MNEDKNTNESASSEQPAPQEPVGTGAGHDMPASFASHQAPAQPSSQDASQGATPQGAAFGIPAPTHPGRSADQSQPTTPLFGEFGAGTASDDHTASVTRIETKTKEKKPFGAGKVAALIVAASLVGGAAGLGGSYLGNNLWSQPAGSTATGTDTITVNNPGSVNETTAIATTVLPSVVTIEVAGQEGSGSGSGVVLSKDGYVLTNTHVVTLGGAAADPAIRVTASDGHIYNATIVGTDPIYDLAVIKLEGAADLTPIEFADSSDLNVGSTAVAVGAPLGLSNSVTTGIVSALNRSIQIASSALPDSADQDSKEDGGESEQEGGPFQFDLPGTETQAATESISIAVIQTDAAINPGNSGGALVDSEGKLIGINVAIATAGSAEESGSIGVGFAIPSNVAKRISEEIIEDGAATHGLLGASVSDAASVEGSEVAGAYIADAPVSGGAAETAGLRKGDVVTAFNGAPIASATDLTAQVRAAAAGSDASLTYVRDGKSYDIDVTLGELSL; encoded by the coding sequence ATGAACGAAGACAAGAACACCAACGAGTCCGCGTCGTCCGAGCAGCCTGCGCCGCAGGAGCCGGTCGGCACTGGGGCCGGCCACGACATGCCAGCATCGTTCGCGTCGCATCAGGCCCCGGCGCAGCCATCGAGCCAGGACGCATCACAGGGCGCAACGCCCCAAGGCGCCGCATTCGGCATTCCCGCACCGACACACCCCGGCCGAAGCGCCGACCAGAGCCAGCCGACCACGCCGCTCTTCGGCGAGTTCGGCGCAGGCACTGCCAGTGACGATCACACCGCGTCCGTCACGCGTATCGAGACGAAGACCAAGGAAAAGAAGCCGTTCGGCGCAGGCAAGGTCGCGGCGCTCATCGTCGCGGCATCGCTCGTCGGCGGCGCAGCGGGTCTCGGCGGCAGCTACCTCGGCAACAACCTCTGGAGTCAGCCGGCCGGTTCCACGGCGACAGGTACTGACACGATCACGGTGAACAATCCTGGCTCGGTGAACGAGACCACGGCGATCGCGACGACCGTGCTGCCCTCGGTCGTCACGATCGAGGTCGCCGGCCAGGAAGGATCGGGCAGCGGCTCTGGTGTCGTGCTCAGCAAGGACGGCTACGTGCTCACGAACACGCACGTCGTCACTCTCGGCGGCGCTGCCGCTGATCCGGCGATCAGGGTGACCGCGTCCGACGGTCACATCTACAACGCCACGATCGTCGGCACAGACCCGATCTACGATCTCGCGGTCATCAAGCTCGAGGGTGCGGCAGACCTGACCCCGATCGAGTTCGCGGACTCGTCCGACCTCAACGTCGGCTCCACCGCTGTTGCGGTCGGCGCACCGCTCGGTCTTTCGAACTCCGTCACCACAGGCATCGTGAGCGCGCTGAACCGCAGCATCCAGATCGCGTCCTCCGCGCTGCCGGACTCGGCAGACCAGGACAGCAAGGAAGACGGCGGCGAGTCCGAGCAGGAGGGCGGTCCGTTCCAGTTCGACCTTCCCGGAACTGAGACCCAGGCGGCCACGGAGTCGATCTCGATCGCCGTGATCCAGACGGATGCGGCGATCAACCCCGGCAATTCCGGCGGTGCGCTCGTCGACAGCGAGGGCAAGCTCATCGGCATCAACGTCGCCATCGCGACTGCGGGCAGCGCTGAAGAGTCGGGCTCGATCGGTGTCGGCTTCGCCATTCCGTCGAACGTCGCCAAGCGCATCTCCGAGGAGATCATCGAAGACGGCGCCGCGACGCACGGTCTGCTCGGCGCTTCGGTGAGCGATGCGGCTTCCGTCGAAGGATCAGAGGTCGCCGGTGCGTACATCGCAGATGCTCCCGTGAGCGGCGGTGCGGCTGAGACCGCTGGTCTGCGAAAGGGCGATGTCGTCACGGCGTTCAACGGTGCACCGATCGCGAGCGCCACCGACCTCACCGCACAGGTGCGGGCGGCAGCCGCCGGCAGCGATGCGAGCCTGACATATGTTCGAGACGGCAAGTCGTACGACATCGACGTGACACTGGGGGAGCTCAGCCTCTGA
- a CDS encoding CDP-glycerol glycerophosphotransferase family protein, which translates to MASFSFGSGNAAKLLRIPLYAVGSIGTLFVPRSHRWVFGCGAGIGDGALALWRIATAEGHDTVWLTSSARERADAAALGIRTISKSSLRGWWATARAGALVVTHGLGDVNRYGVTGGFVVQLWHGIPLKRIGLDSPATTQVPSVPGAAILRRAIGLLYRRAAQRIRVLPAASDRSRGRLESAFALGDARVVVTGEPRVDVLSAGNDAERRAVASALLTKATGALPAGARSILYAPTWRDGADDVAVPSASEWVRIIALLESRNTVLFVRSHPLGAGAYQPPLPSGRVRMLNSDLIADITPALPGMDALITDYSSLAYDVGLLGMPVLYLAPDAEEYARTRGFYGRYEDVAGDDVAKGWAALVVQLESLLTDDGVFTARSARSSTLSAQVHAYRDGHNTRRVYQAIRARGIPAPKGAR; encoded by the coding sequence GTGGCGTCCTTCTCTTTCGGCTCCGGCAATGCGGCCAAGCTCCTTCGCATCCCGTTGTATGCCGTCGGAAGCATAGGCACCCTGTTCGTTCCTCGCTCGCACCGTTGGGTGTTCGGATGCGGTGCTGGGATCGGCGACGGCGCGCTGGCGCTCTGGCGCATCGCAACGGCCGAAGGGCACGACACCGTGTGGCTCACTTCCTCTGCGCGTGAGCGAGCGGATGCTGCGGCGCTCGGCATCCGCACGATCTCGAAGTCCTCGCTGCGCGGCTGGTGGGCGACGGCCCGGGCCGGCGCGCTCGTCGTGACCCACGGTCTCGGCGATGTGAACCGCTACGGGGTCACCGGCGGGTTCGTCGTGCAGCTGTGGCACGGCATCCCGCTCAAGCGCATCGGACTCGATTCGCCTGCGACCACGCAGGTGCCGAGTGTCCCGGGAGCGGCGATTCTTCGCCGCGCGATCGGTCTGCTGTATCGCCGAGCCGCTCAACGCATCCGCGTGCTGCCGGCGGCGTCCGACCGCTCGCGCGGGAGGCTCGAATCCGCATTCGCGCTCGGCGATGCGCGCGTGGTCGTCACCGGCGAACCCCGTGTAGACGTGCTCTCCGCAGGCAACGATGCAGAGCGGCGGGCGGTCGCATCCGCTCTGCTCACCAAGGCAACCGGCGCCTTACCAGCTGGTGCACGCAGCATCCTTTACGCCCCCACGTGGCGCGATGGCGCCGATGACGTCGCCGTGCCGTCCGCGTCGGAGTGGGTGCGCATCATCGCTCTTCTCGAGAGCCGGAACACGGTGCTGTTCGTGCGGTCGCATCCGCTCGGAGCCGGTGCGTATCAGCCGCCTCTGCCGAGCGGCCGCGTGAGGATGCTGAATTCCGACCTGATCGCCGACATCACGCCGGCACTGCCCGGGATGGACGCACTCATCACCGACTACTCATCATTGGCGTACGACGTGGGGCTTCTGGGCATGCCGGTGCTGTATCTCGCACCGGACGCAGAGGAATACGCGCGCACTCGCGGCTTCTACGGAAGATACGAGGATGTCGCAGGTGACGACGTGGCGAAGGGCTGGGCCGCTCTTGTCGTTCAGCTCGAGTCGTTGCTCACGGACGACGGCGTGTTCACCGCGCGCTCGGCCCGCTCCAGTACGCTCAGCGCACAGGTGCATGCATACCGCGACGGACACAACACCCGGCGCGTGTACCAGGCAATCCGCGCGCGAGGGATCCCCGCGCCGAAGGGAGCACGATGA
- a CDS encoding CDP-glycerol glycerophosphotransferase family protein, which produces MTTARIDEQAETLIIAGTGPKPASATLEGPRARVTGKITGGGKTWKAVVPLRSVRWAGEMLPLPSGSYELNIDGVDLDEIEIGPELLASMRIALHGGHVEIAAPVALIYETSEGQSTLEERYVAQAGGDENAVFFESFYGQSIGCNPRAIDRELATRAPGITRYWSVVDLSIAVPEGAVAVIEGSPEWWRARGAARLLIVNDWMRRRFARKSGQRVLQTWHGTPLKRLALHRPGFDPRRMAAVVKESRRWDVLLAQNTYSERILKKAYAFFGKPIWTDGYPRNDILTSDDGSTTRKALGIGVEERVLLYAPTWRDDRTEIVDFVDPQLLAEQTDAVVLVRGHSRTLRPGRDQSGARVIDVTGYPETARLLAAADALITDYSSVMFDYSVTGKPMYFMVPDLDHYRGELRGFYFDLAERAPGPLVTTQDELADALMDDTLPGFFAERYAAWRKQFNSRDDGRAAERVVSRLLDLGFVDA; this is translated from the coding sequence ATGACGACTGCCCGGATCGATGAGCAGGCGGAGACGCTGATCATCGCAGGCACGGGTCCCAAACCGGCCTCGGCGACCCTCGAAGGTCCTCGGGCGCGTGTGACGGGGAAGATCACCGGTGGCGGCAAGACCTGGAAGGCGGTCGTTCCGCTTCGCAGTGTGCGATGGGCGGGCGAGATGCTGCCGCTGCCCTCGGGTTCATATGAACTGAACATCGACGGTGTCGATCTCGACGAGATCGAGATCGGCCCGGAGCTGCTCGCGAGCATGCGCATCGCACTGCACGGCGGACACGTCGAGATCGCTGCGCCCGTTGCGCTCATCTACGAGACGAGCGAGGGGCAGTCGACGCTCGAGGAGCGCTACGTCGCCCAGGCCGGCGGCGATGAGAACGCCGTGTTCTTCGAGAGTTTCTACGGGCAGAGCATCGGCTGCAATCCGCGCGCGATCGATCGTGAACTCGCGACGCGCGCGCCGGGCATCACCAGGTACTGGAGCGTGGTCGACCTGTCGATCGCCGTACCCGAGGGTGCGGTCGCCGTGATCGAGGGCAGTCCGGAGTGGTGGCGGGCACGTGGCGCTGCCCGACTGCTCATCGTGAACGACTGGATGCGCCGGCGTTTCGCACGAAAGAGCGGGCAGAGAGTGCTGCAGACCTGGCACGGAACCCCACTGAAGCGCCTCGCGCTGCATCGCCCTGGGTTCGATCCGCGACGGATGGCGGCGGTGGTCAAGGAATCGCGTCGCTGGGACGTTCTGCTCGCGCAGAACACCTACTCGGAACGCATTCTGAAGAAGGCCTACGCGTTCTTCGGCAAGCCGATCTGGACCGACGGCTATCCGCGCAACGACATCCTCACATCGGATGACGGGTCGACGACGCGCAAAGCGTTGGGCATCGGCGTAGAGGAGCGGGTGCTCCTCTACGCACCGACCTGGCGCGATGACCGCACCGAGATCGTCGATTTCGTCGACCCTCAGCTGCTTGCAGAGCAGACGGACGCCGTCGTGCTGGTCCGTGGGCACTCGCGCACGCTGAGACCGGGGCGCGATCAGTCGGGTGCGAGGGTGATCGATGTCACCGGGTACCCGGAAACAGCACGATTGCTGGCGGCCGCTGATGCGCTCATCACTGACTACTCCTCGGTGATGTTCGACTACAGCGTGACGGGCAAGCCGATGTACTTCATGGTGCCCGACCTGGATCACTATCGCGGAGAACTACGCGGGTTCTACTTCGATCTCGCCGAGCGGGCGCCAGGGCCGCTGGTGACGACGCAGGACGAACTCGCCGATGCACTGATGGATGACACGCTGCCGGGATTCTTCGCCGAGCGCTATGCCGCATGGCGGAAGCAGTTCAACTCTCGAGACGACGGCCGCGCTGCTGAGCGAGTGGTCTCCCGCCTGCTGGATCTGGGGTTCGTCGACGCGTAG
- a CDS encoding PIG-L family deacetylase: MVSIRPATRAWKRGAAAIAVTVIVGSLITGCMGQDPEDGPSRAAVVPAPQFPVNSLTAARRTEITEQQCPAAVTQEALRALPEAAANAVDFFAASAQCVLIAAVLQTPVQPEAFISPLQYTAPCASPAIVSVWAHYDDDLIFGSPTIPNAMAAGQCIRTLFITGSDAGMGTEYAMERELGIRAAYDVMRGVTGDWVDATVALRSGVTITTTSPADNPGILLLFVRLPDGGLDAGGFGATGHQSLPQLLSGALAEITTTDTGQPITLPALEATIAEVVQAYAPQSVLAHLPKLDPRSKGDHPDHSATGNLVAGLVDNGFIDGTVVQYAIGYPSAQNEVNLGGDELWKKLEAFAAYASHDSVLHCSTAKSCLGVRKFGEWLQRQYLVPDAEIPTP, encoded by the coding sequence ATGGTCTCGATTCGACCAGCTACACGCGCGTGGAAGCGCGGCGCCGCGGCGATCGCCGTCACTGTGATCGTCGGGTCCCTCATCACCGGCTGCATGGGGCAGGATCCGGAGGACGGCCCCTCGCGCGCCGCGGTCGTGCCCGCCCCGCAGTTCCCGGTGAATTCTCTGACCGCGGCACGAAGAACGGAGATCACCGAGCAGCAATGCCCTGCTGCCGTCACGCAGGAGGCACTGCGCGCGCTTCCGGAGGCCGCGGCCAACGCCGTCGATTTCTTCGCTGCGTCCGCACAATGCGTGCTCATCGCTGCGGTTCTGCAGACCCCGGTGCAACCCGAAGCCTTCATCTCACCATTGCAGTACACAGCGCCCTGCGCTTCCCCGGCCATCGTCTCGGTATGGGCACACTATGACGACGATCTGATCTTCGGCAGCCCGACCATCCCGAACGCCATGGCGGCAGGGCAGTGCATCCGCACGCTGTTCATCACCGGATCCGATGCGGGCATGGGCACGGAATACGCGATGGAACGAGAACTCGGGATCCGCGCGGCATACGACGTGATGCGCGGTGTCACCGGCGACTGGGTGGATGCGACTGTGGCGCTGCGCAGCGGCGTGACGATCACCACGACGTCACCGGCGGACAATCCCGGCATCCTGCTGCTGTTCGTCCGTCTGCCGGATGGTGGCCTCGATGCCGGGGGCTTCGGCGCAACAGGCCATCAATCGCTCCCGCAACTCCTGTCGGGTGCCCTTGCGGAGATTACGACGACGGATACCGGTCAGCCGATCACCCTGCCCGCACTGGAGGCCACCATCGCCGAAGTGGTGCAGGCATATGCGCCGCAGTCGGTTCTCGCCCATCTTCCCAAACTCGATCCACGATCGAAGGGCGACCACCCCGATCACTCCGCGACGGGGAATCTCGTGGCGGGGCTCGTCGACAACGGGTTCATCGACGGCACCGTCGTGCAGTACGCGATCGGGTATCCGAGCGCGCAGAACGAGGTGAATCTCGGGGGCGATGAACTCTGGAAGAAACTCGAGGCGTTCGCCGCGTACGCCTCGCACGATTCCGTCCTGCACTGCTCCACCGCGAAGAGCTGTCTCGGGGTGCGCAAGTTCGGCGAGTGGCTCCAACGCCAGTACCTGGTGCCCGACGCGGAGATCCCGACTCCCTGA